Proteins from a single region of Companilactobacillus farciminis KCTC 3681 = DSM 20184:
- a CDS encoding DUF975 family protein, producing the protein MKAYRTRNQLKTEVKTLLKGNWSKAIILFLIPTLEFWFTNVYKVIKDNFSVKYNNLTVTLDQILKASTSYGLVSAILGLIFILITLSATFRGLDWLEDPNLEFSPLKSNFTYFRSPAWSELIMLDVISYVFLLFWTILLIVPGVIKALAYSQTYFIYKDLNDHGLSKDYRLTDYITKSRQLMVGNKWRYFVLQLSFLGWWVLGLITLGIGFIWIYPYYKLTMANFYKDLKEKSGAILA; encoded by the coding sequence ATGAAAGCATATCGTACTAGAAATCAATTAAAAACTGAGGTTAAGACTCTTCTTAAAGGAAATTGGTCAAAAGCCATTATTCTATTTTTAATTCCTACTCTAGAGTTTTGGTTTACCAACGTATACAAAGTTATCAAAGATAATTTTAGTGTAAAGTACAATAATTTAACGGTCACTCTTGATCAAATTCTTAAAGCATCTACTAGTTATGGTTTAGTCAGCGCCATTCTAGGTCTGATTTTTATCTTAATCACTTTATCAGCTACTTTTAGAGGATTGGATTGGTTGGAAGACCCTAATTTAGAATTCTCACCTCTCAAAAGTAATTTCACTTACTTCAGAAGTCCTGCTTGGTCAGAATTAATCATGCTCGACGTTATTTCATATGTTTTCTTATTGTTTTGGACAATCTTATTAATCGTTCCTGGAGTAATTAAAGCTTTAGCCTATTCACAAACTTATTTCATCTACAAAGATCTTAACGACCATGGTCTTTCCAAAGATTATCGTTTAACTGATTACATTACTAAAAGCCGCCAATTAATGGTTGGTAATAAATGGCGTTATTTTGTCCTTCAACTTAGTTTTCTTGGTTGGTGGGTACTCGGTCTTATAACTCTAGGTATTGGTTTCATTTGGATTTATCCATATTACAAATTAACTATGGCTAACTTCTACAAAGATTTGAAAGAAAAAAGCGGTGCAATCTTAGCATAG
- a CDS encoding DUF975 family protein — MKTYRTRFQLKSEVKSLLKGNWSKGVLLFLIPSLVFWFTNEYSNFNEKIKINYDTATVNFDQLVRMTANSGIISLIVSLIFLVITLSATFRGLDWLEDPELDFAPIKSNFTYFRSPDWWKLMLIYIISYIFLTLWTILLVIPGIIKYMAYSQTYFIYKDLNDRGLANNYKLTDYITKSRQLMVGNKWRYFVLQLSFIGWWLLGFLTLGVGFIWIYPYYKLTMANFYKDLKENNGAILA, encoded by the coding sequence ATGAAGACATATCGAACAAGATTTCAGTTAAAATCTGAAGTCAAATCACTACTCAAAGGAAACTGGTCTAAGGGAGTTTTACTATTTTTGATTCCATCCCTAGTCTTTTGGTTTACTAATGAGTACAGCAATTTCAATGAAAAAATCAAAATTAATTACGATACTGCAACGGTGAATTTTGACCAACTGGTTAGAATGACTGCCAATTCTGGAATTATCAGTTTAATAGTTAGTTTGATTTTTCTAGTAATTACTTTATCCGCTACTTTTAGGGGACTGGATTGGTTAGAAGATCCAGAGCTAGACTTTGCTCCAATCAAAAGTAACTTTACTTATTTCAGAAGTCCTGATTGGTGGAAACTAATGCTAATTTACATCATTTCCTACATCTTCTTGACACTTTGGACTATTCTTTTAGTCATTCCTGGAATTATTAAGTACATGGCCTATTCACAAACTTACTTCATCTATAAAGATCTAAACGACCGTGGTCTTGCTAATAATTATAAATTGACTGACTATATCACAAAGAGTCGCCAATTGATGGTCGGCAATAAATGGCGTTATTTCGTCCTTCAACTTAGTTTTATCGGTTGGTGGCTACTTGGTTTCTTAACATTAGGCGTTGGTTTCATCTGGATTTACCCATACTACAAATTAACTATGGCTAACTTTTACAAAGACTTGAAAGAAAATAACGGTGCAATCTTAGCATAG
- a CDS encoding helix-turn-helix transcriptional regulator, with translation MELNQILRKKRQEYHLTQEQLAEKLYVSSKTVSNWETGKTFPDINSLIRLSKLYHISLDNLLVEGSDIVRDIDRKTRLMTLKRYMWLPSILNLILILIVSQQKFLGRLSTVSTVLILVSIALNSGILIYFNQEVKQEEQTTEVSIRPNKQVQGFLLFAVLFVGSMIVAYLLKK, from the coding sequence ATGGAATTGAATCAGATTTTGAGAAAGAAACGCCAAGAATATCATTTGACTCAAGAACAGTTGGCAGAGAAATTGTATGTTTCGTCAAAAACCGTCTCGAACTGGGAAACTGGTAAGACTTTCCCCGATATTAATAGTCTGATCCGTTTATCGAAGCTCTATCACATTTCTTTAGATAATTTACTAGTGGAGGGATCTGATATTGTGAGAGATATTGATAGAAAAACACGTTTAATGACTTTGAAAAGGTACATGTGGCTGCCTAGTATTTTGAATTTGATTTTGATATTAATCGTTTCGCAACAGAAATTTTTAGGAAGACTATCAACAGTTAGTACAGTTTTGATTTTAGTAAGTATTGCCTTGAATTCAGGCATATTGATTTATTTTAATCAAGAAGTTAAACAAGAAGAACAGACGACTGAGGTTTCAATTCGACCTAATAAACAAGTCCAAGGATTTTTACTATTTGCTGTCTTGTTTGTTGGTTCGATGATAGTGGCATATTTGCTGAAAAAATAA
- the thiD gene encoding bifunctional hydroxymethylpyrimidine kinase/phosphomethylpyrimidine kinase has protein sequence MLNEFTQVLTIAGSDSDGSAGAQADLKTFMARGVYGMSVFTAAVAGNSYGIHDSVNMPVSFIENQIKDIKDDFKVSAFKTGMLSDSEIIHTVTEAIKDKPFGYFILDPVIITKHGAMLLETEAYQTLIDELFPLADLITPNFYEAKKLSGLELENKEEIIKAAHKLRKLGPKNIMIKGEHSDDSIDEVEDYVLLEDGQSFWISEPFVKTEHINGTGDTLSSCIVAELAKGQSMEDAIKTAKTFTYNAIKHEIAVGHKYGPINHFVKDDIQ, from the coding sequence ATATTGAATGAATTTACACAAGTTTTAACTATCGCAGGTTCTGACTCTGACGGAAGTGCCGGCGCTCAAGCAGATCTCAAAACATTTATGGCTCGTGGTGTTTATGGAATGTCCGTATTTACTGCCGCTGTTGCTGGGAATTCATATGGAATTCACGACAGTGTAAATATGCCAGTCAGTTTTATTGAAAATCAAATCAAAGATATCAAAGATGATTTCAAAGTTTCAGCTTTTAAAACTGGTATGTTGTCTGATTCAGAAATTATTCACACAGTTACTGAAGCTATCAAGGATAAACCTTTTGGATACTTCATCTTAGATCCAGTTATCATCACTAAACATGGGGCAATGCTTTTGGAAACAGAAGCTTACCAAACCTTGATCGATGAATTATTCCCATTAGCTGATTTAATTACGCCAAACTTCTATGAAGCTAAGAAATTATCTGGCCTAGAATTAGAAAATAAAGAAGAAATTATTAAGGCTGCACATAAATTACGCAAATTAGGTCCAAAAAATATTATGATAAAGGGTGAACATAGTGACGACTCAATCGATGAAGTTGAAGATTATGTTCTACTAGAAGATGGCCAATCATTCTGGATCTCTGAACCATTTGTCAAAACAGAACATATCAATGGTACTGGTGATACCTTGTCATCATGTATTGTGGCTGAATTAGCAAAGGGTCAAAGTATGGAAGATGCCATTAAGACTGCAAAAACATTTACTTATAATGCTATTAAACATGAAATCGCTGTAGGACATAAATATGGACCTATTAACCATTTTGTAAAGGATGATATACAATAG
- a CDS encoding MerR family transcriptional regulator produces MKYTIKKLAEMTGITTRTLRYYDDINLLKPSEVNENNYRIYDEKNVNKLQQILFYRSLNFPLQEIKKIMDDPNFSRIDALKQQQQLLLQEQEKINTLLTNIDLTIKDYQGEIEMTDTERFTAFKETRISENEVKYGAEIRQKYGSKTIEQSNQKFSKLSEVEFQQMQAVEKALIDDLVALKQHPDLDSQLAQKIYQEHKQWLEYTWPSYTKKAHRGLVDMYISDARFGDYYDKKTNMPVVQLLHDVIYEYTK; encoded by the coding sequence ATGAAATATACAATTAAAAAGTTAGCTGAAATGACTGGTATCACAACGCGTACGTTGAGATATTACGATGATATAAATTTGTTGAAACCGAGTGAAGTTAATGAAAATAATTACCGAATTTATGATGAAAAAAATGTAAATAAATTGCAGCAAATTCTTTTTTATCGGTCGCTGAATTTTCCGTTGCAGGAGATCAAGAAAATTATGGATGATCCGAATTTTTCGAGGATAGATGCATTGAAACAGCAACAACAGTTGTTATTACAAGAACAAGAAAAGATAAATACTCTGCTAACAAATATTGATTTGACTATCAAAGATTATCAAGGAGAAATCGAAATGACGGATACAGAAAGATTTACGGCGTTTAAAGAGACTAGAATTTCAGAAAATGAGGTTAAATACGGTGCGGAAATTCGCCAAAAATATGGTTCAAAAACGATTGAACAATCCAATCAAAAGTTTTCTAAATTGAGTGAGGTAGAGTTTCAACAAATGCAAGCTGTAGAAAAGGCTTTGATTGACGATTTAGTAGCCTTGAAACAGCACCCGGACTTGGATTCACAGTTAGCTCAAAAAATTTATCAAGAACATAAGCAATGGCTTGAATACACTTGGCCCAGTTATACCAAAAAAGCGCATCGAGGATTGGTCGATATGTATATTAGTGATGCTAGGTTTGGCGATTATTATGATAAAAAGACAAATATGCCAGTTGTTCAATTGTTGCATGATGTGATTTACGAATATACTAAGTGA
- the proC gene encoding pyrroline-5-carboxylate reductase, whose amino-acid sequence MIGFIGAGSIGGAVITGLIKNGFDEDKIVVKGGRSNRTKLLCDQLGFQMVKKVKQLADADVIFIAVGATALDNVLSELKEIVAGKLVVAFTGSASVTHLKQVLGSDAKVAHAIPNTPVKVGAGFTGITYSSDFTDDDKKKVASIMGYTGQLVEVPEDQLGILGTVAGCSPAFLDVFIEALSDAGVKHGLNRQLSYEAAIGMAIGAAKLAKQSELNVSALKDEVTSPGGSTIRGVAALEEYGFRNAVIKAVDAAENE is encoded by the coding sequence ATGATTGGATTTATTGGTGCTGGAAGTATTGGTGGAGCCGTTATAACGGGCTTGATCAAAAATGGTTTTGATGAAGATAAGATTGTCGTAAAGGGTGGACGTTCTAATCGAACGAAACTTTTGTGCGACCAACTTGGTTTCCAAATGGTTAAGAAGGTAAAACAATTAGCTGACGCCGATGTGATTTTCATTGCCGTTGGTGCAACTGCTTTGGATAATGTTTTGAGTGAATTGAAAGAAATCGTTGCTGGCAAATTAGTCGTTGCTTTTACTGGTAGTGCTTCAGTGACTCATTTAAAGCAAGTTTTAGGTAGTGATGCCAAAGTTGCCCATGCCATTCCTAACACACCAGTTAAAGTTGGTGCTGGTTTTACAGGAATTACTTATTCGAGTGATTTTACCGATGACGATAAGAAAAAAGTTGCTTCAATTATGGGTTACACGGGACAACTTGTCGAAGTACCCGAAGATCAATTAGGAATTCTAGGAACAGTGGCCGGTTGCTCACCAGCTTTCTTGGATGTCTTTATTGAAGCTTTAAGCGATGCAGGTGTAAAACATGGTTTGAATCGTCAACTTTCTTATGAAGCTGCTATCGGTATGGCTATCGGAGCTGCCAAGTTAGCCAAGCAATCAGAATTGAACGTTTCTGCTTTGAAAGACGAAGTAACTTCTCCAGGTGGTTCAACTATTCGCGGAGTGGCTGCCTTAGAAGAGTATGGCTTTAGAAATGCCGTTATCAAGGCTGTTGACGCTGCTGAAAATGAATAA